A section of the Leminorella richardii genome encodes:
- a CDS encoding SinI family autotransporter-associated protein has protein sequence MKRVVKQRLTKVALAMVIAGYCSIPAAIAADERGNLGAANEWQVSGSTANVEGTVPWIATATGPTDKDHVTIVSDYGTRNPSTPAGKQFHIGDKLTVSWAIGDEQGDTDKGANNTGDVNALTKGTVVWVRSKSQDGTGAQEISGTTGKDVYTITDADADYYIGIKITPTTSTGTPNAGTQLVLTDLSSSDGGGSDSDDIPTGPVVDDSVKVMIYDSTEPTVDLLASNTVKLHTEHTYKARLYKDKDNSNTFNTGDEDVTNKYDYKWVFTGTSMQLGTAGGDSSVQNADLVIPATNTAATSIFNGAGADGVQGYGLSIKYKRNDN, from the coding sequence ATGAAACGGGTTGTTAAGCAACGCTTGACGAAGGTCGCTTTGGCGATGGTGATTGCGGGGTATTGTTCAATTCCTGCAGCGATTGCTGCTGATGAGCGAGGAAACCTAGGAGCGGCGAATGAATGGCAGGTGTCGGGTTCAACAGCAAATGTTGAGGGGACAGTGCCGTGGATTGCCACGGCAACGGGGCCTACCGATAAGGATCACGTGACAATAGTATCTGATTACGGCACAAGGAACCCCTCAACCCCAGCCGGAAAACAGTTCCATATTGGCGATAAACTTACCGTTAGCTGGGCGATTGGCGACGAGCAGGGCGATACAGATAAAGGCGCTAATAACACGGGAGACGTCAATGCATTGACGAAAGGTACCGTGGTTTGGGTTCGTTCCAAATCACAAGATGGCACAGGCGCACAGGAAATTTCCGGTACGACGGGTAAAGACGTTTACACTATTACCGATGCGGATGCGGATTACTACATCGGGATTAAGATCACCCCAACTACCAGTACCGGTACTCCAAATGCAGGCACTCAGCTTGTGTTAACTGACCTGTCCAGCAGCGACGGCGGTGGTTCAGACAGTGACGATATTCCAACCGGCCCGGTTGTTGACGATAGCGTGAAGGTCATGATCTACGATAGTACAGAGCCTACCGTTGATCTGCTGGCCAGCAATACCGTTAAGCTGCACACAGAACACACCTACAAAGCAAGACTGTACAAAGATAAGGATAACAGCAACACCTTCAATACCGGGGACGAAGACGTTACTAACAAGTACGACTATAAGTGGGTGTTTACCGGCACCAGTATGCAGCTGGGGACAGCAGGTGGAGACTCTAGTGTCCAAAATGCCGATCTGGTTATTCCGGCTACTAATACCGCAGCAACCTCTATTTTCAACGGCGCGGGTGCCGATGGCGTACAGGGTTACGGTTTATCCATCAAGTACAAGCGCAACGACAACTAG